A region from the Arachis ipaensis cultivar K30076 chromosome B01, Araip1.1, whole genome shotgun sequence genome encodes:
- the LOC107613291 gene encoding uncharacterized protein LOC107613291 yields the protein MTSEEESFLVLVHCSRKIQRSKKYGVKFIDRESLSVFISSSSTLSDVKNSILQKFGVFGNKWVKKLFYKIPIAVVSTGVKYDTFVIAADEDIRVLFYCVRSFSKVRIHKLYAKLEVGVDSSGASGPVHSSTAVGGASSSMPAAAPTVSQQTFEVDTGHGIIHDVQVFGEPDRVENAMQDNDSDQEPVDIIGESDDDTDANPYTQHGPSSSGTQQYPPHFSTLNLEALGQQADGGATIGGSSTEFQIGQSFQNKDEAVLSVKDYSICRGVEYRVLESNHLKYRGKCKEFGKGCSWLIRISLRARKGTWEVRRYNGPHTCLATSISNDHRQLDDHVICARIYLLVRVDAAVPVKVLQQATEADYGFKPSYRKVWMAKQKAIAQIYGD from the exons ATGACAAGTGAGGAAGAGAGTTTTCTTGTCTTAGTGCATTGCTCTAGAAAAATTCAAAGAAGCAAAAAATACGGTGTGAAGTTCATTGACAGAGAATCGTTGAGTGTATTTATCAGTTCATCAAGCACATTGTCAGATGTAAAGAACAGTATCTTGCAGAAGTTTGGAGTATTTGGGAACAAGTGGGTGAAGAAGCTATTCTATAAGATTCCCATCGCAGTTGTGTCGACCGGTGTTAAGTATGATACGTTTGTGATAGCGGCCGATGAAGATATTCGGGTTCTGTTTTATTGTGTTAGGAGTTTTTCAAAGGTCAGAATACACAAGCTGTATGCAAAGTTAGAGGTTGGTGTTGATAGTTCTGGGGCATCAGGTCCGGTTCATAGCTCGACTGCGGTGGGCGGTGCGTCTAGTTCGATGCCTGCGGCCGCACCAACTGTTTCGCAG CAAACATTTGAGGTGGATACTGGTCATGGCATTATTCACGATGTTCAAGTGTTCGGGGAACCTGATCGAGTTGAGAATGCAATGCAGGACAATGACTCAGACCAAGAGCCTGTTGATATAATTGGGGAAAGCGACGATGACACAGATGCCAATCCATATACACAGCATGGCCCTTCAAGTTCCGGCACACAGCAGTACCCTCCGCACTTCTCCACTCTAAACTTGGAGGCTTTGGGGCAACAAGCAGACGGAGGTGCTACTATTGGGGGTTCTTCTACAGAGTTTCAGATTGGACAATCATTCCAGAATAAAGATGAAGCTGTTTTGAGTGTGAAGGACTATAGCATCTGTCGAGGTGTTGAGTACAGAGTCTTAGAGTCGAATCATTTGAAGTATCGTGGGAAATGCAAGGAGTTCGGTAAGGGTTGTAGTTGGTTGATTCGCATATCGCTTCGTGCACGAAAGGGCACTTGGGAGGTTAGGAGATACAATGGTCCGCACACTTGCTTGGCCACCTCCATTTCCAATGATCATCGGCAGCTTGATGACCACGTTATCTGTGCGAGGATTTATCTGTTGGTTAGGGTGGATGCTGCGGTACCAGTAAAGGTCTTGCAACAAGCAACGGAAGCCGATTATGGGTTCAAGCCTAGTTACAGGAAGGTTTGGATGGCAAAACAGAAGGCAATAGCACAAATATATGGAGATTGA